Proteins from one Candidatus Niyogibacteria bacterium CG10_big_fil_rev_8_21_14_0_10_46_36 genomic window:
- a CDS encoding transposase, with amino-acid sequence MNKYEYDYVIKKLLGFFCDELGFVLVPTQQRQSILAACEDVFNVMKYDFGARILPLPQTGQMWLEYELLADPTMTGCCCITTSYRDEPPQRREAGRHDLVFQMFEFETHGDMEVLHSMLKDLLEFLGFPKHDAYRHKEEYPAIEYSDAATILRLHEGHEIESRHEEKLRDLFGEVCFLTDFPEFTSPFWNMKRKWSTNTARKIDVILCGMEAIGSAERSTDSDDMRRRFNSIKDGLYASELERRFGKQATRQELEEFLSFNFFMRCGGGIGLNRLIRAMKICGLMPDFSEKPE; translated from the coding sequence ATGAACAAGTACGAATACGATTATGTCATTAAGAAGCTTCTCGGGTTTTTCTGTGATGAATTAGGGTTTGTGCTTGTGCCGACGCAGCAAAGGCAATCTATACTTGCCGCATGCGAAGATGTGTTCAATGTCATGAAATATGATTTCGGCGCGCGCATCTTACCGTTACCCCAAACCGGGCAGATGTGGCTTGAGTACGAACTTCTTGCAGACCCGACTATGACGGGGTGCTGCTGTATAACGACAAGTTATCGGGATGAGCCGCCCCAACGGAGAGAAGCGGGGAGGCACGATCTTGTGTTCCAGATGTTTGAATTTGAGACGCATGGCGATATGGAAGTATTGCATAGCATGCTCAAAGACCTGCTCGAGTTTTTAGGATTTCCTAAACATGATGCATATAGGCATAAGGAAGAATACCCCGCGATAGAGTATAGCGACGCTGCGACTATCCTTCGTTTGCACGAAGGGCACGAAATAGAAAGCCGTCATGAAGAAAAGCTCCGGGATTTATTCGGCGAGGTCTGTTTTCTTACGGATTTCCCCGAATTTACAAGTCCGTTTTGGAATATGAAGCGGAAATGGAGTACCAACACTGCAAGAAAAATAGATGTTATCTTGTGCGGCATGGAAGCAATAGGATCCGCGGAGCGCTCTACGGATAGTGATGATATGCGGAGGCGTTTTAACAGCATTAAAGACGGCTTGTACGCGTCTGAACTTGAGCGGCGTTTTGGGAAACAGGCAACCCGCCAGGAACTGGAAGAATTCCTTTCGTTCAACTTTTTTATGCGATGCGGCGGCGGCATCGGCCTTAACCGGCTTATACGCGCCATGAAGATATGCGGTCTTATGCCCGATTTTTCAGAAAAACCAGAATAA